ATTTGTTGGCTAGCTTTGGCGTGTGGCTACCTAGAAACTCAAAAGCTCAAGCAAATATGGGGCAAAAATTTGATCTAAAAGGACTTAGTAACGCCGCTAAGACAAAAGAGATAAAAGAAAAAGGTGTGCCATATCTTACACTCGTGCATCTGCCAGGACATATCATGCTTTATGCTGGATACAAGGGTGATGATATATATGTGGTGCATGATGCTTGGGGGCTAAAAACCGAAAATAACGGCAGAGCGTTAATCGGTGCTACGGCAGTAACTACATTAAACATCGGACAAAACAGAAGCGATATACAAAATGCAAATTTGCTTATTTCAAAGGTCGATTCTATAAATGTGATAAAGCCCGAAAATGTAATAAGCGATAAAGCTAGAAAAATTTCAGCTTTACAAAGGGCTTATGATGTTAAGGTTGAGGATAATTTGGTCAAATTCGGTGATGGAACAATATTTGTCTATGATGACTTTAAACAAAAAGATGATGAGTGTAGTATCGGTGCTGATATAGAGGATATGAATGCGCTTGATTACGCTGCATTTTCACCGCTTAGCACTGCACTAAGTGATGCTGGCAGATGTAGAAATTATGAGTTTTTAGGCAAAATTTATGGCTCAAGCGAGAGCGCGGTAAAGGCAAATTTAGTAGATGTCATTTGGCTAAAAGATAGCCTTGTGTTAAAACTACCATTTAACTCTAAAAATGGAGCTGCAGCCGCCTTGCAAGAGGTAAGCAATGAGCTAAACGATATGGTAAAAAGTGATACGAGCTTGCTTGAGTATTTAAAAGATCCAGGCGGGACATTTAAATGGCGCATCATCGCTGGCACAAACCGCCTAAGCGCTCACAGCTACGGCATCGCGATCGATATAAATGTAAAAAAGAGCCACTACTGGCAGTGGAGCAAGGGCTATCAAAATCTCATTCCTGAAAAGATAGTGCGTGTTTTTGAAAAGCATAAATTTATCTGGGGCGGACGCTGGAAGCACTTTGATACGATGCATTTTGAGTATCGCCCAGAGATGTTTGAGTAGATGAAAGATCAAATTTTAGAAATTTTATCTCGCTCAAACGTCTTTTTAACAGGCGGTGGCGGTGTTGGCAAGAGCTATCTAACCGCCTCCATCATTAGACACTACAAAGAAAATTTTAAAAACGTCATAATCCTTGGCTCAACTGGCATAAGTGCCATTAGCCTTGGAGGAGTTAGCTTGCATAGCTTTTTTAAATTTGGCTACTGCAAGGATTATGAGGAGCTAAGACGCTTTGACTATCATCAAAAAGACAAACTAAGCAAGCTAAGAAATATGCTTGATGCATGTGATCTGCTTGTAATTGATGAAATTTCAATGGTGAGCTCAGATTTAATGGAGATGATAAGATACCGACTACTTACTTCCAAATTTAAAGGTAGGGTGCTTATAGTGGGCGATTTTTATCAGCTTCCACCAGTGCAAAAGGAGCAAAACGAAAATAGGCTTTTTAATTTTTTATACGCTTTTAACTCCAGTGCGTGGGAGGATATGAAATTTACAAATGTCGAGCTGCTCGTCTCAAAACGCACTAATGATCTTAAATTTTATGAGATTCTCTCTCGTCTTAGAGTAGGCGAGTTAGATGATGAAATAATTAGCTATATAGAGAGTTTAAGAGTGAGCAAGATAGAGCCAGATGATGATACAAGTGTGCTTTTTGGCAGAAACGCCGAGGCTGAAATGCTAAATCAAAAAAGGCTTTCAGAACTTGGCACGCCACTTGAAATTTCAAACTCAGATGTGAGCATTTTGGATGAAAATTTAGATAAAAAAGAGTTTGAAAAATGGGCAAATACACTAAATATCTCAAGGGATTTGGAGATGAAGATAGGCGCTAAGATTATCTTTACGTCAAATAAGTGGGGCGAGTACTATAACGGCGAGCAAGGCAAGATCATGCAAATTTTAAAAGAAAATGGCATCATCTCAAGCGTGATTGTGAAAAAAGATAGCGGCGAAATTTGTGAGATAGAAAAAGCCGCTTATATATTTAGTTCGTTAAATTTAAACGAAGATGAGATCGAAGAAAATGTACAGGCGTCACTCTATCAGTTTCCATTTAAGCTCGCTTACGCTCTAACTATCCACAAGTCCCAAGGAATGAGCATAAACTCGCTCATTTGCAACATCAACCACATCTTTGCCAAAGGGCAGCTCTACGTCGCACTTTCTCGCGCGGTAAATCCTAAAAATTTAAAACTTTTTTATGATAAGAAAAGTGATTTTAGGCAGCATTTAAGAAAAGTGGTTAAAATTGACGACGAAGTTAAGAAATTTTACCAAGAAAACGTATTTTTGCATATTAAGGAGAATTTATGAAAAAGCTATTTTTAAGCCTTACTTTTTGTATTTTTGCATTTGCAGACGTATTAAAAGTAAGAGATTTTCAAACAGATATTTATTCAAAAGCTGGACAAAATTTAACAAAAAAGATAAATATGAACCTTGAAGTCGTTGGACGTGATGTTGAAGAAAATGAAGCGTATGTGCTTGATGCTTTAAACATAATAGTTGGTAGCTTTTACGTGGAAGATATTTTAACCTCAATGGGAAAAGAGAAATTTAAAGAGCTTTTCATAAAATACGCAGCCAAAAAGCACTCTCTTGATATTGATGATGTGCTTATCTTAAATATAAAAGTGATAAATAATCTTGAACTAAGCGAGATCATAAAAGCAATAAAAAGCCAAAATTTATGCTCCGATCCAAGTGTTAATGAAGAGATTGTAACAAAACCAGAAAAGAAGAAAAAGGGCAATGAGATTATCATCTCGCCAGATCCAAATGACGTAGTTCAAAAGCCTATTGATCTAAATAACGTGCAGGAATTTGGAAAAGATTTTGGAGAGAAGTAAGTAAATTTGGCTAAAGCTAGCCAAATTTATTGATTTACAATGTCGTAACCTTGAGGAATGACAGGAGTTAGCGTCTCTTGTGGAATTAGCGCGTCTTTTACAGGGTTTCTTAGAGTGATTTTTATTTTATTTGAAAGCTTGTCTTTATAGTCAATCGTCGTTGGAAGTGTGTTTTTAATAGTTATAAAATACTCAACTCCGTCATATATTGCTTTGTAAAGTGTTGGTTGAATTTGCTCCGCATGAGCCAAAATCTGCGTCAAATTTGGCGTATCATCAAGCTTTGAAATGATGGCTTGCTCAAGCTCGTCTTCAATCACGATCACACGCTCTTTGTTAAAATAAATTCTCTTTGGCGTTGGACTTTCATATATCCAAAGTGCAGTATTGTCGTTTTTTGCGTAAAATCTACCCTTGTAATTTATGCTTTTGCCTTCGCTAAATACAGTTTGCGTAAAGTCACTTTGCAGGCTTTTGAAATTTAAGCCAGCACCAAATGAGCAAACTGCAACGAGAGATGCAACTAAAAATTTTCTCATTTTTTATCCTTTTTTGGCGTATTCTAGCCCAGTTTAATTAAATAAATAGTTAAACTATGCTAAGATCCAAAGTTTAAAAATTTAGGAAGGTAAAATAATGATTTCATCGGTATTTAGAAAGATTTTTGGCACGAAAAACGATAGAGAAGTCAAAAAATATATAAAACGTGTGGCGCAGATAAACGCGCTAGAGCCTACTTATGAGAAGATGAGTGACGATGAGCTTAAGATCAAATTTAACGAGCTAAAAGCCCAAGTAGTAGAAGAAAAAGCCACTTTAGATCAAATTTTAAATGACGTATTTGCGATAGTTAGAGAGGCTAGCAAAAGGGTGCTTAAGATGCGCCATTTTGACGTACAGCTAATAGGCGGCATGGTGCTAAACGAGGGCAGGATCGCTGAAATGAAAACAGGCGAGGGCAAGACCTTGGTGGCAACTTTGCCAGTTATATTAAACGCGATGAGTGGCAAAGGTGTGCATGTAGTAACCGTAAACGACTACCTTGCAAAGCGTGACGCTACGCAAATGGGCGAGCTTTATAACTTTTTAGGCTTAAGCGTTGATGTGATACTAAGCGGCGGATACGACGATGAGGTAAGACAAGCTGCGTATAACGCCGACATAACATACGGCACAAACTCAGAATTTGGCTTTGACTATTTACGTGATAATATGAAATTTGAAGCTGGTCAAAAGGTGCAAAGAGGTCATAACTTCGTTATCGTGGATGAGGTCGATAGTATTTTGATAGATGAGGCTAGAACACCACTTATAATATCAGGTCCAACAAACCGCACACTTGATGGCTACATAAGAGCCGATCAGGTCGCAAAACAGCTTACCAGAGGCACTCCAGCTGATCCAAATGTGCCAGGCTCAAAACCAACAGGGGACTTCATAGTAGATGAAAAAAATAGAACGATAATGATCACAGAAGCTGGCATAAGCAAGGCTGAGAAATTATTTGGTGTTGAAAATTTATATAATCTTGAAAATGCTATACTAAGCCACCACCTAGATCAAGCTCTAAAAGCTCACAATCTCTTTGAAAAAGATGTTCATTATGTCGTAAAAGATGGTGAGGTGGTCATTGTTGATGAATTTACAGGACGTTTA
The DNA window shown above is from Campylobacter concisus and carries:
- the lolA gene encoding LolA-like outer membrane lipoprotein chaperone; protein product: MRKFLVASLVAVCSFGAGLNFKSLQSDFTQTVFSEGKSINYKGRFYAKNDNTALWIYESPTPKRIYFNKERVIVIEDELEQAIISKLDDTPNLTQILAHAEQIQPTLYKAIYDGVEYFITIKNTLPTTIDYKDKLSNKIKITLRNPVKDALIPQETLTPVIPQGYDIVNQ
- a CDS encoding ATP-dependent DNA helicase; translation: MKDQILEILSRSNVFLTGGGGVGKSYLTASIIRHYKENFKNVIILGSTGISAISLGGVSLHSFFKFGYCKDYEELRRFDYHQKDKLSKLRNMLDACDLLVIDEISMVSSDLMEMIRYRLLTSKFKGRVLIVGDFYQLPPVQKEQNENRLFNFLYAFNSSAWEDMKFTNVELLVSKRTNDLKFYEILSRLRVGELDDEIISYIESLRVSKIEPDDDTSVLFGRNAEAEMLNQKRLSELGTPLEISNSDVSILDENLDKKEFEKWANTLNISRDLEMKIGAKIIFTSNKWGEYYNGEQGKIMQILKENGIISSVIVKKDSGEICEIEKAAYIFSSLNLNEDEIEENVQASLYQFPFKLAYALTIHKSQGMSINSLICNINHIFAKGQLYVALSRAVNPKNLKLFYDKKSDFRQHLRKVVKIDDEVKKFYQENVFLHIKENL
- a CDS encoding SH3 domain-containing protein translates to MKKGIFLAFSVALFLGCSQTQSKPSVQNSLPDENVYKPNERISLLDFEMKQDASSLPQNMQSASFDQEEILKRRFKVFTLRGIKFNPNDVFWAFNIYKPSEKRKYFGSNFREIPQSWFDAQKDNANFSALSSISAYALTSANTALRNFPTDEPIFLNPQTPGEGYPFDYLQESTLSIAHPLFVSHLSKDRAWAFVSDDAVWGWVKVEDIKFISDDEANAYQKSSFVTIKTDKMPVYDKAGNFLFYSRVGAILPVLAQDNKNYYGKIYVRNLLREFVLPKSVGALFPLKFNDSNLKTLISSLLTQPYGWGGVDKLRDCSLFTKDLLASFGVWLPRNSKAQANMGQKFDLKGLSNAAKTKEIKEKGVPYLTLVHLPGHIMLYAGYKGDDIYVVHDAWGLKTENNGRALIGATAVTTLNIGQNRSDIQNANLLISKVDSINVIKPENVISDKARKISALQRAYDVKVEDNLVKFGDGTIFVYDDFKQKDDECSIGADIEDMNALDYAAFSPLSTALSDAGRCRNYEFLGKIYGSSESAVKANLVDVIWLKDSLVLKLPFNSKNGAAAALQEVSNELNDMVKSDTSLLEYLKDPGGTFKWRIIAGTNRLSAHSYGIAIDINVKKSHYWQWSKGYQNLIPEKIVRVFEKHKFIWGGRWKHFDTMHFEYRPEMFE